In Juglans microcarpa x Juglans regia isolate MS1-56 chromosome 8D, Jm3101_v1.0, whole genome shotgun sequence, the following are encoded in one genomic region:
- the LOC121242001 gene encoding uncharacterized protein LOC121242001, which translates to MHEQIWNYKVPNPLLWKGHYNATVIPENEIPEWFQYHKEFLENQIAQRGDDDVQLIKGNEDWVINIEGPHYLEDINGIVIYVVTFFNEDLSNEDFSLEAEVAFSVFLRAKYS; encoded by the exons ATGCATGAGCAGATTTGGAATTATAAAGTGCCAAATCCATTACTGTGGAAG GGACATTATAATGCCACTGTGATACCGGAAAATGAGATTCCAGAGTGGTTCCAGTATCATAAAGaatttttagaaaatcaaaTTGCTCAGAGAGGGGATGATGATGTCCAATTGATCAAAGGAAATGAAGATTGGGTAATAAATATTGAGGGGCCACACTATTTGGAAGATATCAACGGGATTGTAATATATGTCGTTACATTTTTCAATGAAGATCTTAGTAATGAGGATTTTTCATTGGAAGCTGAG GTTGCATTCTCTGTGTTCCTGAGAGCAAAATACTCCTAG